The Halosimplex litoreum genome has a window encoding:
- a CDS encoding methytransferase partner Trm112, protein MKEDLLDIVCCPLDKHDLELDATEREDGEIVTGTLTCTECGETYPIEDGIPNLLPPDMRDEAPA, encoded by the coding sequence ATGAAAGAGGACCTGCTGGACATCGTCTGTTGCCCGCTGGACAAGCACGACCTCGAACTCGACGCGACCGAGCGCGAGGACGGCGAGATCGTCACGGGGACGCTGACCTGCACCGAGTGCGGCGAGACGTATCCGATCGAGGACGGCATCCCGAACCTGCTGCCGCCGGACATGCGCGACGAAGCGCCGGCCTGA
- a CDS encoding glutamate-cysteine ligase family protein: MSAHDSPIRRSVEVEYWVIDERGRLTTPGSLVEATPGAEREFVEPLLEIKTTPCETTGALRDELRERVTAVLDRADEVGKGLVPLATPVHAEAIEEIPSDRTRVQNRVVGSDFEYVRHCAGTHVHVEQQPGVAVDQHNAFVALDPALALVNSSPYFRGQRLAAGARSKLYRWMAYDDLPHQGRLWPYVDDREEYTRRLERRYEDFETAAIDAGVERRAVAEHFDPESAVWTPVQFREPFSTVEWRSPDTALPSDVVRLADRLAALVERLDEVEVRIEGDRGRIGHDEIVLPEFDAIIGHVNDAIRDGLASASIRNYLDRMGFDVDAYDPVAHEIDGRATVSPDTARDIRLEHADRLAADVRRVGPLTGD, encoded by the coding sequence GTGTCAGCACACGACTCACCGATACGGCGGAGCGTCGAGGTCGAGTACTGGGTGATAGACGAGCGGGGGCGACTGACGACGCCGGGGTCGCTCGTCGAGGCGACACCCGGTGCCGAGCGCGAGTTCGTCGAGCCGCTGCTGGAGATAAAGACGACACCCTGCGAGACGACGGGCGCCCTGCGCGACGAACTCCGCGAGCGCGTGACCGCGGTGCTCGACCGCGCCGACGAGGTCGGCAAAGGGCTCGTCCCGCTCGCGACGCCGGTCCACGCCGAAGCGATAGAGGAGATCCCTTCCGACCGGACCCGCGTGCAGAACCGAGTCGTCGGGTCCGACTTCGAGTACGTCCGCCACTGCGCCGGGACGCACGTTCACGTCGAGCAACAGCCGGGCGTCGCGGTCGACCAGCACAACGCCTTCGTCGCGCTCGACCCGGCGCTGGCGCTGGTCAACTCCTCACCGTACTTCAGGGGCCAGCGCCTCGCCGCGGGCGCGCGTTCGAAACTCTACCGCTGGATGGCCTACGACGACCTGCCACATCAGGGTCGGCTGTGGCCGTATGTCGACGACCGCGAGGAGTACACCCGGCGACTGGAACGGCGATACGAGGACTTCGAGACGGCGGCCATCGACGCAGGAGTCGAGCGCCGCGCGGTCGCCGAGCACTTCGACCCCGAGAGCGCCGTCTGGACGCCCGTGCAGTTCCGCGAGCCGTTCTCGACCGTCGAGTGGCGTTCGCCAGACACCGCGCTCCCGAGCGACGTGGTCCGCCTCGCCGACCGGCTCGCCGCGCTCGTCGAGCGTCTGGACGAGGTCGAGGTGCGAATCGAAGGCGACCGCGGCCGGATCGGTCACGACGAGATCGTCTTGCCGGAGTTCGACGCCATCATCGGCCACGTCAACGACGCGATCCGGGACGGCCTGGCCTCGGCGTCGATCCGGAACTACCTCGACCGGATGGGGTTCGACGTGGACGCCTACGACCCGGTCGCCCACGAGATCGACGGCCGGGCGACGGTCTCGCCCGACACGGCTCGTGACATACGCCTCGAGCACGCCGACCGGCTCGCGGCCGACGTTCGACGGGTCGGACCACTCACCGGCGACTGA
- a CDS encoding adenylosuccinate synthase — MTVTIVGSQLGDEGKGGIVDVYGAEADVVVRYQGGDNAGHTVVHEGEEYKLSLVPSGAIRGKVNVLGNGCVVNPRTLFDELDALRERGLDPDVRVARRAHVILPYHRLLDGIEEDVKSEDDDEIGTTGRGIGPTYEDKAGRRGVRVGDLLDPEVLRGRLEYAVPQKRALVEEVYDLDIEDLEDPEALDLEALYDEFAGYGERLAEEDMTVNAGDFLADRLATGDNVMFEGAQGTVLDIDHGNYPFVTSSNPTAGGAAVGSGVAPGVVGDGEVVGIVKAYLSRVGSGPMPTELGGVPGDTPGYDGDPENPETEREELATHIREAGGEYGTVTGRPRRVGWLDVPMLRHAARVNGFTGLAVNHIDTLAGLDEVKVGHAYRLDGEDLDTMPATTERWADCEAEFRSFEGWADCDWAEVAAEGYDALPENARTYLEYLETELDADVYAVGVGPGRGETVVRENPF, encoded by the coding sequence ATGACCGTCACCATCGTCGGTTCGCAGCTCGGCGACGAGGGGAAGGGTGGCATCGTCGACGTGTACGGCGCCGAGGCCGACGTCGTCGTTCGCTACCAGGGCGGCGACAACGCCGGCCACACCGTCGTCCACGAGGGCGAGGAGTACAAGCTCTCGCTCGTGCCGAGCGGCGCGATCCGCGGCAAGGTCAACGTACTCGGTAACGGCTGTGTCGTCAACCCCCGCACGCTGTTCGACGAACTCGACGCTCTCCGCGAACGCGGTCTCGATCCCGACGTGCGCGTCGCCCGACGCGCCCACGTCATCCTGCCGTATCACCGCCTCCTCGACGGCATCGAAGAGGACGTCAAGAGCGAGGACGACGACGAGATCGGCACCACCGGTCGCGGCATCGGCCCCACCTACGAGGACAAGGCCGGTCGCCGCGGCGTCCGCGTCGGCGACCTGCTCGACCCCGAAGTGCTCCGCGGCCGCCTGGAGTACGCCGTCCCGCAGAAGCGGGCGCTCGTCGAGGAGGTGTACGACCTCGACATCGAGGACCTCGAAGACCCCGAGGCGCTCGACCTCGAGGCCCTCTACGACGAGTTCGCCGGCTACGGCGAACGGCTCGCCGAAGAGGACATGACCGTCAACGCCGGCGACTTCCTGGCCGACCGACTGGCCACCGGCGACAACGTCATGTTCGAGGGCGCGCAGGGTACCGTCCTCGACATCGACCACGGCAACTACCCGTTCGTCACCTCCTCGAACCCGACCGCGGGCGGCGCCGCCGTCGGATCCGGCGTCGCGCCGGGCGTCGTGGGCGACGGCGAGGTCGTCGGCATCGTCAAAGCGTACCTCTCGCGGGTCGGTAGCGGGCCGATGCCCACCGAACTCGGCGGCGTCCCCGGCGACACGCCGGGCTACGACGGCGACCCCGAGAACCCCGAGACCGAACGGGAGGAACTCGCCACGCACATCCGCGAGGCCGGCGGCGAGTACGGCACCGTCACCGGTCGCCCGCGGCGGGTCGGCTGGCTCGACGTGCCGATGCTTCGCCACGCCGCTCGCGTCAACGGGTTCACCGGTCTGGCCGTCAACCACATCGACACCCTCGCCGGCCTCGACGAGGTGAAGGTCGGTCACGCCTACCGGCTCGACGGCGAGGACCTCGACACGATGCCCGCCACCACCGAGCGGTGGGCCGACTGCGAGGCCGAGTTCCGCAGCTTCGAGGGCTGGGCGGACTGTGACTGGGCCGAGGTCGCCGCCGAGGGCTACGACGCGCTCCCCGAGAACGCGAGGACCTACCTGGAGTACCTCGAAACCGAGCTCGACGCCGACGTGTACGCCGTCGGCGTCGGCCCGGGTCGCGGAGAGACGGTCGTCCGCGAGAACCCCTTCTGA
- a CDS encoding DUF7524 family protein: MPGDTLPVHVNRESLHALEVPDAFETDGSFDVGVVNHGGSVHVHIHLDDDLSEIATVEAGNHFVDSESRRTVHVSVDGAGEATGTLKIASAYGAETRYVTVQITEPEETERTVEVDESLSQPQPRQSDAGSDGAATGALAASPQLVVLALGVVALGVATALALLVDEVVVVAGALAVLVGVLVAVYIALAGE, from the coding sequence GTGCCAGGGGATACGCTGCCCGTCCACGTCAACCGGGAGTCGCTCCACGCGCTGGAGGTACCCGACGCCTTCGAGACGGACGGGTCGTTCGACGTCGGCGTGGTCAACCACGGCGGGTCGGTCCACGTCCACATCCACCTCGACGACGACCTCTCGGAGATCGCGACCGTCGAGGCCGGCAACCACTTCGTCGACAGCGAGAGCCGACGGACGGTCCACGTCAGCGTCGACGGCGCGGGCGAGGCGACCGGAACGCTGAAGATCGCCTCCGCCTACGGCGCCGAGACCCGCTACGTCACCGTCCAGATCACCGAGCCCGAGGAGACCGAACGGACCGTCGAAGTCGACGAGTCCCTCTCACAGCCCCAGCCCCGCCAGTCCGACGCCGGCAGTGACGGCGCCGCGACGGGCGCGCTCGCCGCCAGCCCCCAGCTGGTCGTCCTCGCGCTCGGCGTCGTCGCGCTCGGCGTCGCAACGGCCCTCGCCCTACTGGTCGACGAGGTCGTCGTCGTCGCCGGCGCGCTCGCGGTGCTGGTCGGCGTCCTCGTCGCCGTCTACATCGCGCTCGCCGGGGAGTAA